The following are from one region of the Noviherbaspirillum sedimenti genome:
- a CDS encoding helix-turn-helix domain-containing protein: MHAEPWVTASEVAQHLGVVKDTVYRWRERKGLPAHKIGRLWKFQLSEVDEWVRAGGADEDSNNPVRQEQ, translated from the coding sequence ATGCACGCCGAACCGTGGGTCACCGCAAGCGAAGTCGCCCAGCACTTGGGCGTCGTGAAGGACACCGTCTACCGCTGGCGCGAGCGCAAGGGTCTTCCCGCGCACAAGATCGGCCGGCTGTGGAAATTCCAGCTCTCCGAGGTCGATGAATGGGTGCGTGCCGGTGGTGCGGATGAAGATTCGAATAATCCAGTGCGGCAAGAACAATAA
- a CDS encoding HsdM family class I SAM-dependent methyltransferase, protein MVTQEFEQRTRELIDSLKGICAAYGLGNDGNEFKIITQVFLYKFLNDKFAFEAKKIRPTLAKADKWEQVIASLSDDELGKLHRRMGPDTARLKPEHFIAHLWNRQTAPEFAKLFDDTLRDIAISNNDIFAVKTDGGAKITLFDRVSEFIADPSRRDAFCRAIINKLGDFSFERIFNEKYDFYAALFEYLIKDYNKDSGGKYAEYYTPHAVAKIMAAILVPEPVRGKIKNVSCYDPSAGSGTLLMNIAHAIGEQRCSIYSQDISQKSSSLLRLNLILNNLVHSIPNIIQGNTMLHPYHRDDKALKKFDYIVSNPPFKMDFSDFRNELDTKEHQERFFAGVPNIPKQAVDKMAIYQLFLQHIIYSLKPGGKAAVVVPTGFITAQSGIDKGIRQHLVDNKMLAGMVSMPSNIFATTGTNVSILFIDAANKADVVLIDASNLGAKVKDGKNQKTLLSTEEEDHIIATFNARQAVEDFSVVVSYDQIAAKNYSLSAGQYFEVKIEYSDLTPAQFAAKMKGFTDNLDALFKESAGLEKEIKKQLSGLRYE, encoded by the coding sequence TTGGTAACACAGGAATTTGAACAACGCACCCGCGAGCTGATCGACAGCCTCAAGGGTATTTGTGCCGCCTATGGCTTGGGCAACGATGGCAATGAATTCAAGATCATCACCCAGGTCTTTCTCTATAAATTTCTCAATGACAAATTCGCCTTCGAAGCCAAAAAGATCCGGCCAACCCTGGCGAAGGCCGACAAGTGGGAGCAGGTCATCGCCAGCCTGAGCGATGACGAACTTGGCAAACTGCATCGCCGGATGGGGCCAGACACCGCCCGGCTGAAACCCGAGCACTTCATTGCTCACCTGTGGAACCGTCAGACCGCACCGGAATTCGCCAAGCTGTTTGACGACACCCTGCGCGACATCGCCATCAGCAACAACGACATTTTCGCGGTCAAGACCGATGGCGGCGCCAAGATCACCCTGTTCGATCGGGTCAGCGAATTCATCGCCGATCCCTCCAGGCGCGACGCCTTTTGCCGCGCCATCATCAACAAGCTGGGCGACTTCAGCTTCGAGCGCATCTTTAACGAAAAGTACGATTTCTACGCCGCACTGTTTGAATACCTGATCAAGGATTACAACAAGGACAGCGGCGGCAAATACGCCGAGTACTATACCCCGCACGCCGTTGCCAAGATCATGGCTGCCATCCTCGTGCCGGAACCGGTACGCGGCAAGATCAAGAATGTAAGCTGTTACGACCCATCGGCCGGTTCCGGCACGCTGCTGATGAACATCGCCCACGCCATCGGCGAGCAGCGCTGCAGCATCTATTCGCAGGACATTTCGCAAAAATCTTCCAGCCTGTTGCGCCTGAACCTGATCCTGAACAACCTGGTGCACTCCATCCCCAACATCATCCAGGGCAACACCATGCTCCACCCCTACCATCGGGATGACAAGGCGCTCAAGAAATTCGATTACATCGTCAGCAATCCACCGTTCAAGATGGATTTCTCCGATTTCAGGAATGAACTGGATACCAAGGAGCATCAGGAGCGCTTCTTCGCCGGGGTGCCGAACATTCCCAAGCAGGCCGTCGACAAAATGGCCATCTATCAGCTCTTTTTACAGCACATCATTTATTCGCTGAAGCCCGGCGGCAAGGCGGCGGTGGTGGTGCCCACCGGCTTCATCACCGCGCAAAGCGGCATCGACAAGGGCATCCGTCAGCATCTGGTGGATAACAAGATGCTGGCCGGCATGGTCTCCATGCCCAGCAACATCTTCGCCACCACCGGCACCAACGTCTCCATTCTGTTTATCGACGCCGCCAACAAGGCCGACGTGGTGCTGATCGACGCTTCCAATCTCGGCGCCAAGGTCAAGGATGGCAAGAATCAGAAGACCCTGCTTTCGACGGAAGAAGAAGACCACATCATCGCCACCTTCAACGCCAGGCAGGCAGTGGAGGATTTTTCGGTGGTGGTGAGCTACGACCAGATCGCCGCCAAGAATTATTCCTTGAGCGCCGGGCAGTATTTCGAAGTGAAGATTGAATACAGCGATCTGACGCCGGCGCAATTTGCCGCGAAGATGAAGGGGTTTACGGACAACCTGGATGCGCTGTTCAAGGAATCGGCAGGGCTGGAAAAAGAGATCAAGAAGCAGTTGTCGGGGTTACGGTATGAGTGA
- a CDS encoding type I restriction endonuclease subunit R encodes MVFSEDSRVKIPCILHLVRLGYRYLSLKDATWDEETNIFPEIFRKAIARINPGMESDDIGRLLADVKLLLDNEDLGKAFYEKLLERSGIRLIDFENFDNNSFHAVTELTCKNGDDEFRPDITLLINGMPLAFIEVKKPNNREGVLAERNRIITRSRNPRFRRFINITQLMVFSNNMEYDDGSPQPIEGAFYASPSYDSPVFNYFREEETLDITQLLADEDDTLENEVLRDNNLNVIKHSPEFLSNKSPDTPTNRICTSLFSPERLAFLLRFALVYVNETDGLQKHVMRYPQLFATKAIERKLDAGVRKGIIWHTQGSGKTALAYYNTRFLTDYFQRQGIIPKFYFIVDRLDLLIQAQREFAGRGLVVHTIDSREAFARDIKTTQVLHNHSGKPEITVINIQKFQDDPDVVRAEDYDVSIQRVYFLDEVHRSYNPQGSFLANLSQSDRNAIKIGLTGTPLLGDDYNSRALFGDYIHKYYYNASIADGYTLRLIREEIATNYKLTLQEALAAVELQQGDIDRKLIYAHPKFVEPMLDYIVRDFEKSRSALGDASIGGMAICDSAEQARQMFEIFKTVYAAQPSPAYTVQDSAQALIAAAQPESYAARTLLENRARSAALILHDVGSKDERKQWVEDFKAGKIDLLFVYNMLLTGFDARRLKKLYLGRVIRSHNLLQALTRVNRTYKDFRYGYVVDFADIRKEFDATNKAYFDELQTELGDEIEHYSKLFKSAEEIAQEIEAIKDILFSFNIENAEIFSQQISQIQDRATVLALKKALADARNLYNLIRLQGDYALLQQLDFQKLNQLYRETCNHLDLLNLKESIESSTDTSNLLNVALEDVLFMFTKVKEEELVLADKLKNTLRQTREALADNFDQQDPKFITLKEELERLFKKKKLNEVSQIEMTANIGALNAIHEKVKELNRQNHQLRAKYRGDVKYTRIHKRLQERGTMTQTERRLFEALSGVKQQADEQVLQNMQLLDNEGYFERMMMPIVLGEFETRQKIPLNLDAADTINHLVVTEYINEFASGSRTGVRSW; translated from the coding sequence ATGGTTTTCAGTGAAGACTCACGCGTCAAGATCCCCTGCATCCTGCATTTGGTGCGGCTTGGCTACCGCTATCTTTCCCTGAAAGACGCCACTTGGGATGAAGAAACCAACATCTTCCCTGAGATCTTCCGTAAAGCCATCGCCCGGATCAACCCCGGCATGGAAAGCGACGACATCGGCCGACTATTGGCTGACGTCAAACTTCTGCTGGATAACGAAGATCTCGGCAAGGCCTTCTACGAAAAGCTTTTGGAACGCTCGGGCATCCGGCTGATCGACTTCGAGAACTTCGACAACAACAGCTTCCACGCTGTTACCGAGCTGACTTGCAAGAACGGCGACGACGAGTTCCGGCCCGATATCACGCTGCTCATCAACGGCATGCCGCTGGCTTTCATCGAGGTCAAAAAGCCCAACAACCGCGAAGGCGTGCTGGCCGAGCGCAACCGCATCATCACTCGCAGCCGCAACCCGCGCTTCCGCCGCTTCATCAACATCACCCAGTTGATGGTCTTCTCCAACAACATGGAGTACGACGATGGCTCGCCGCAGCCCATCGAAGGCGCGTTTTATGCCAGCCCGTCTTATGACTCGCCAGTCTTCAACTATTTCCGCGAAGAAGAAACACTGGACATCACCCAGCTTCTGGCTGATGAAGATGACACGCTTGAAAACGAAGTACTGCGCGACAACAACCTCAACGTCATCAAGCACAGTCCGGAATTTCTCAGCAACAAATCACCCGATACGCCGACCAACCGCATCTGCACCTCGCTGTTCAGCCCTGAGCGTCTGGCCTTCCTGCTGCGTTTTGCGCTGGTTTATGTAAATGAAACCGATGGCCTGCAAAAGCACGTCATGCGCTACCCGCAGCTCTTCGCCACCAAGGCAATCGAGCGCAAGCTTGATGCTGGCGTACGCAAAGGCATCATCTGGCACACCCAGGGCAGCGGCAAAACCGCGCTGGCCTACTACAACACCCGTTTTCTGACGGACTACTTTCAACGCCAGGGCATTATTCCGAAGTTCTACTTCATCGTTGACCGGCTTGACCTGCTCATTCAGGCGCAGCGTGAGTTCGCCGGTCGCGGGCTGGTAGTGCACACCATCGACAGTCGCGAAGCCTTTGCCCGCGACATCAAGACCACGCAGGTGCTGCACAACCACAGCGGCAAGCCCGAAATCACCGTGATCAACATCCAGAAGTTTCAGGATGACCCTGACGTGGTGCGCGCCGAGGATTATGACGTCAGCATCCAGCGCGTCTACTTTCTCGACGAGGTGCATCGCAGCTACAACCCGCAGGGCAGTTTTCTGGCCAACCTCAGCCAGTCCGACCGCAACGCCATCAAGATCGGCCTCACCGGCACCCCGCTACTGGGCGACGACTACAACTCCCGCGCGCTGTTTGGCGACTACATTCACAAATATTACTACAACGCCTCCATCGCCGACGGCTACACGCTGCGCCTGATCCGCGAAGAGATTGCCACAAATTACAAGCTCACCTTGCAAGAAGCGCTCGCCGCCGTGGAGTTGCAGCAGGGCGACATCGACCGCAAGCTCATTTACGCACATCCGAAATTTGTCGAGCCCATGCTCGATTACATTGTGCGTGACTTCGAAAAAAGTCGCAGCGCGCTAGGCGACGCCAGCATTGGCGGCATGGCCATCTGCGATAGCGCCGAGCAGGCCCGGCAGATGTTCGAGATTTTCAAAACAGTCTATGCTGCCCAGCCCTCGCCCGCGTACACCGTGCAGGACTCGGCGCAGGCGTTGATCGCCGCTGCGCAGCCCGAAAGCTACGCCGCACGCACCCTGCTGGAAAACCGCGCCAGGAGCGCGGCGCTGATCCTGCACGATGTCGGCAGCAAGGATGAGCGCAAGCAATGGGTGGAGGACTTCAAGGCCGGCAAGATCGACCTGCTGTTCGTCTACAACATGCTGCTCACCGGCTTCGACGCCAGGCGCCTGAAAAAGCTTTACCTTGGCCGGGTGATCCGTTCGCACAACCTGCTGCAGGCACTCACCCGCGTCAACCGCACCTACAAGGACTTCCGCTACGGTTATGTCGTCGATTTCGCCGACATCCGCAAAGAGTTCGATGCCACCAACAAGGCCTATTTCGACGAGCTGCAAACCGAGCTGGGCGACGAAATCGAGCATTACTCCAAGCTCTTCAAATCCGCAGAAGAGATTGCGCAGGAAATCGAAGCGATCAAGGACATCTTGTTCAGCTTTAACATCGAAAACGCCGAGATATTCTCCCAGCAGATCAGCCAGATTCAGGACCGCGCCACGGTGCTGGCCCTCAAGAAAGCGCTGGCCGATGCCCGCAACCTCTACAATCTGATCCGTCTGCAGGGCGACTACGCGCTGCTTCAGCAGCTAGATTTCCAGAAGCTCAACCAGCTTTACCGCGAAACCTGCAACCACCTCGATCTGCTCAACCTCAAGGAAAGCATCGAATCCAGCACCGACACCAGCAACCTGCTCAATGTCGCACTGGAAGATGTGCTGTTCATGTTCACCAAGGTCAAGGAAGAAGAGCTGGTGCTGGCCGACAAGCTCAAGAACACGCTGCGCCAAACCCGCGAAGCCTTGGCTGACAATTTCGACCAGCAAGACCCGAAGTTCATCACCCTCAAGGAAGAGCTGGAGCGATTGTTCAAGAAAAAGAAACTCAACGAAGTCAGCCAGATCGAGATGACCGCCAATATCGGCGCGCTCAATGCCATTCACGAAAAAGTGAAAGAGCTGAACCGCCAGAACCACCAGCTCCGCGCCAAATACCGGGGTGATGTCAAATACACCCGCATCCACAAGCGGCTGCAAGAGCGCGGCACGATGACGCAAACCGAGCGCCGCCTCTTCGAGGCCCTTTCTGGCGTCAAACAGCAGGCCGATGAACAGGTGCTGCAAAACATGCAGCTATTGGATAATGAAGGCTACTTCGAGCGAATGATGATGCCCATCGTGTTGGGCGAATTCGAGACCCGTCAAAAGATCCCCCTTAATCTTGACGCCGCTGACACCATCAACCATCTGGTTGTGACCGAATATATTAATGAATTTGCCTCTGGCAGTAGAACTGGAGTACGCAGTTGGTAA
- a CDS encoding TOTE conflict system archaeo-eukaryotic primase domain-containing protein produces MTDQSAVATLQAENARLIALLDAHGIEWRPPQPTVQVAREPGLSQLSTAEKVALFRRLFRGRTDVYPVRWEGNTTGKSGYAPACANEWRAGVCEKPRIKCGDCSNRLLIPLSDAVIYDHLASEHTVGVYPLLEDDSCYFLAVDFDEADWRDDARAFMQSCQELGVPAALEISRSGRGAHAWVFFTSRVSARDARRLGTAIISHTCSRTRQLKLESYDRLFPNQDTMPKGGFGNLIALPLQKWPRESGCSVFVDTELRPHPDQWVFLASLQPMAAHDIEPTILRATGGVHPLDVTFIDDENLATPWKRESTSTKKLSVTLANLIYFEKAQLPQALANRLIRLAAFQNPEFYKAQAMRMSVWDKPRVIGNAENYPQHIALPRGCLDAALDLLRDNGIACDLRDERFGGEPIEMSFVGTLRLDQEAAVAGMLHHDAGVLCAPTAFGKTVTAAAMIARRGVNTLVLVHRTELLKQWQERLQTFLGVGKGVVGTIGGGKAKPTGKIDVAVMQSVSRQGEVNSLVENYGQVIVDECHHVGAVSFDAILKRTKAKYVLGLTATPIRRDGQQPIIFMQCGPIRYTAAKPAGAPHDLEVLPRSRFTRIDLPTEAGIQDVFRHLANDQARTDAIGAEVKGAYAQGRKVLVLTERTEHLDAIRAALDGVASALFVLHGRMSKKQRAALIADLDALPPDAPRILLATGKLVGEGFDHPPLDTLVLAMPISWKGTLQQYAGRLHREHASKTNVRIIDCVDTGHPALLRMWDKRQRGYRAMGYRIGTGEPSE; encoded by the coding sequence ATGACTGACCAGTCTGCCGTTGCAACCCTTCAGGCCGAAAACGCCCGCCTGATCGCGCTGCTCGACGCCCACGGCATCGAGTGGCGGCCGCCACAGCCGACCGTTCAGGTGGCGCGAGAGCCTGGACTCTCCCAGCTTTCCACTGCTGAGAAGGTGGCGCTGTTCCGCCGTCTGTTTCGTGGGCGCACAGATGTCTATCCGGTCCGTTGGGAGGGCAATACCACCGGCAAGTCAGGCTACGCCCCGGCCTGCGCCAACGAGTGGCGCGCCGGGGTATGTGAGAAGCCACGCATCAAATGTGGCGACTGCAGTAATCGCCTGTTGATCCCGCTGTCCGATGCGGTGATCTATGACCATCTTGCCAGCGAGCACACGGTCGGCGTCTATCCGCTGCTGGAGGACGACAGCTGCTACTTCCTGGCCGTCGACTTCGACGAGGCCGATTGGCGCGACGATGCCCGTGCCTTCATGCAGTCCTGCCAAGAGCTGGGGGTGCCGGCTGCGCTGGAGATCTCTCGGTCTGGTCGAGGCGCGCACGCATGGGTGTTCTTCACCAGCCGCGTTTCAGCACGCGATGCCCGGCGCTTGGGCACGGCCATCATCAGCCATACCTGCTCGCGCACCCGGCAACTGAAGCTGGAGTCCTATGACCGGCTGTTCCCGAACCAGGACACGATGCCCAAAGGCGGCTTCGGCAACCTGATCGCATTGCCGCTGCAGAAGTGGCCCCGCGAAAGCGGCTGCAGCGTATTCGTCGATACCGAACTGCGCCCGCACCCGGATCAATGGGTGTTTCTGGCTTCCCTCCAGCCGATGGCCGCACACGACATCGAGCCGACCATCCTGCGAGCCACGGGCGGCGTCCACCCGCTGGACGTCACCTTCATTGACGATGAGAACTTGGCCACGCCCTGGAAGCGGGAGAGCACGTCGACCAAGAAGCTGAGCGTGACGCTGGCCAACCTGATCTATTTCGAGAAAGCCCAACTGCCGCAGGCACTGGCCAACCGGCTGATCCGTCTGGCCGCCTTCCAGAACCCCGAGTTCTACAAGGCCCAGGCGATGAGGATGTCGGTGTGGGACAAGCCGCGCGTCATCGGCAACGCGGAGAACTATCCGCAGCACATCGCCTTGCCACGCGGCTGCCTCGATGCGGCGCTGGACCTGCTGCGGGACAACGGCATCGCCTGCGATCTGCGCGACGAGCGCTTTGGCGGTGAGCCAATTGAGATGTCCTTCGTCGGCACTTTACGACTGGACCAGGAGGCCGCAGTCGCTGGAATGCTGCACCACGACGCCGGTGTACTGTGCGCTCCGACCGCCTTCGGCAAAACTGTCACCGCCGCCGCGATGATCGCGCGCCGGGGCGTCAACACCCTGGTGCTGGTACATCGCACTGAACTGCTCAAGCAATGGCAGGAGCGCCTGCAGACTTTTCTGGGTGTCGGCAAAGGTGTGGTCGGCACCATCGGCGGCGGCAAGGCCAAACCCACCGGGAAGATCGATGTTGCTGTGATGCAGTCCGTATCCCGGCAAGGCGAGGTCAATTCCCTGGTCGAAAACTACGGTCAGGTGATCGTGGACGAGTGCCACCACGTGGGCGCCGTGTCCTTCGACGCTATCCTGAAGCGGACCAAGGCCAAGTACGTGCTGGGCCTGACGGCGACACCGATTCGCCGCGATGGTCAGCAGCCGATCATCTTCATGCAGTGCGGGCCAATTCGTTACACGGCGGCCAAACCGGCGGGTGCGCCCCATGACCTGGAGGTGCTCCCACGATCACGCTTCACTCGGATCGACCTGCCGACCGAGGCCGGCATCCAGGACGTATTTCGGCATCTTGCCAACGACCAGGCCCGGACCGACGCCATCGGTGCCGAAGTCAAGGGTGCGTACGCGCAGGGTCGAAAGGTATTAGTACTGACTGAGCGCACCGAACATCTCGACGCAATCAGGGCTGCCCTCGACGGTGTGGCTTCAGCACTGTTCGTGCTGCACGGCAGAATGTCAAAGAAACAACGCGCAGCCCTCATTGCCGATCTGGATGCATTGCCGCCCGACGCGCCACGCATCTTGTTGGCTACTGGTAAACTTGTTGGGGAAGGCTTCGATCACCCGCCCCTCGATACGCTGGTGCTGGCTATGCCCATTTCCTGGAAGGGCACGTTGCAGCAGTACGCTGGCCGCCTGCATCGCGAACACGCCAGCAAGACGAACGTGCGGATCATCGATTGCGTGGACACCGGCCACCCGGCGCTGCTACGGATGTGGGACAAGCGGCAGCGAGGCTACCGGGCGATGGGATACAGGATCGGCACCGGTGAGCCTTCGGAATGA
- a CDS encoding virulence RhuM family protein has product MTGHDKKLIRNSTAEFLIFTGQAGEQSIEARYEDETVWLTQKLMAELFAVDVRTVSEHLKNIYESGELAREATLRKFRTVQTEGRREVTRNVDFYNLDAIISVGYRVNSVRATQFRQWATGVLREFAIKGFVLDKKRLENGAFLGEDYFERLLAEIREIRLSERKFYQKVTDIYATAVDYNREAPTTKAFFAKVQNKLHFAIHGHTAAELIVQRADSTKPQMGLTSWERAPEGKILRTDVVVAKNYLSQQELESLGRIVSSYLDLAEDRANRKIPMTMEDWAKRLDAFLEFTERDILRDAGRVSAEMARSHAESEFEKYRIVQDRLFESDFDRVIKRIESGGQQGIDEE; this is encoded by the coding sequence ATGACCGGGCACGACAAAAAACTCATCCGCAACAGCACCGCCGAGTTCCTGATCTTCACCGGCCAGGCTGGCGAGCAAAGCATCGAGGCGCGCTATGAGGATGAAACCGTCTGGCTGACGCAGAAGCTGATGGCCGAACTGTTCGCAGTGGATGTGCGCACGGTCAGCGAACACTTGAAAAACATCTACGAATCCGGAGAGCTGGCGCGGGAGGCAACTCTCCGGAAATTCCGGACAGTTCAAACCGAGGGCCGCCGGGAGGTAACCCGCAATGTTGATTTCTACAACCTCGACGCCATTATCTCGGTGGGCTACCGGGTCAATTCCGTGCGGGCCACCCAGTTCCGCCAGTGGGCCACCGGCGTGCTGCGCGAGTTTGCCATCAAGGGCTTTGTGCTGGACAAGAAGCGGCTGGAGAACGGCGCTTTCCTTGGTGAGGACTATTTTGAGCGCCTGCTGGCCGAGATCCGCGAGATCCGGCTGTCGGAGCGCAAGTTCTATCAGAAGGTGACGGACATCTACGCCACGGCGGTGGATTACAACCGCGAAGCGCCGACCACCAAGGCCTTTTTCGCCAAGGTGCAGAACAAACTGCATTTCGCGATCCATGGGCATACGGCAGCCGAACTGATCGTGCAGCGTGCCGATAGCACCAAACCGCAAATGGGGCTTACGTCGTGGGAGCGCGCCCCTGAAGGCAAGATCCTCAGGACCGATGTGGTCGTCGCCAAGAACTACCTCAGCCAGCAGGAGCTGGAATCGCTGGGGCGCATCGTCAGTTCGTACCTCGACTTGGCCGAGGATCGTGCCAATCGCAAGATCCCGATGACGATGGAAGACTGGGCCAAGCGGCTGGATGCATTCCTGGAGTTCACCGAGCGCGACATTCTGCGGGATGCTGGCAGGGTCTCGGCCGAGATGGCGCGGTCGCATGCCGAAAGTGAATTCGAGAAGTACCGCATCGTGCAAGACCGACTCTTCGAGAGCGACTTTGACCGGGTGATCAAACGAATCGAGTCCGGCGGCCAGCAGGGCATCGACGAGGAATAG
- a CDS encoding ATP-binding protein has translation MNAVYHRSYEEREPIEVRISREELVVLSFPGPDRSIRLADFEAGRAVSRRYRNRRIGEFLKELDLTEGRSTGIPKILKVMAANGSPAPLFETDDERASFVVRLPVHPLAKQPTTDVTTDVATDVATDDNASSASCLGLQPNGRPIKLFRHDGVFHFQWPMKLSSVRLETI, from the coding sequence GTGAATGCGGTGTATCACCGCTCATATGAGGAACGCGAGCCGATCGAAGTGCGCATCAGCCGCGAAGAGCTGGTGGTGTTGAGTTTTCCGGGGCCGGACCGGTCCATCCGCCTGGCTGATTTTGAGGCGGGCCGGGCTGTTAGCCGACGTTATCGGAACCGTCGCATTGGCGAATTTCTGAAAGAGCTGGACTTGACGGAGGGGCGCTCGACCGGCATCCCGAAAATCTTGAAGGTCATGGCGGCCAATGGCTCGCCTGCGCCGCTGTTTGAAACGGATGACGAGCGGGCGTCGTTTGTCGTTCGGCTGCCGGTGCACCCGCTGGCGAAACAGCCGACCACGGATGTCACCACGGATGTGGCCACGGATGTGGCCACGGATGACAACGCCAGCTCTGCGTCCTGCTTGGGTTTGCAGCCGAACGGGCGCCCAATCAAGTTGTTCAGGCACGATGGCGTTTTCCATTTTCAATGGCCGATGAAGTTATCGTCTGTTAGACTAGAAACGATTTAA
- a CDS encoding restriction endonuclease subunit S: protein MSEWEQTTVGRFISLQRGYDLTEDEREPGNVPVMGAAGQNGFHNRALAPAPGIIMGRCGGSFGQIHFANEDFWPHNTAMFVTDFKGNDPYFAYYFLKNLDFSKLNSGSAQPSLNRNYVYPIKISVPLPAAQKKIANVLSTLDAKIDCNNCINAELEAMAKTLYDYWFVQFDFPDANGKPYKSSGGKMVYNAMLKREIPIGWDAVQLDEIVDEVRDNVTPMDLDGNTPYIGLEHIARKSIVLENWALAEKATSNKTAFCAGDILFGKIRPYFHKVGFAMMDGIASTDAIVMRARNASLVGLALQTVFSDRFVEAATASSTGSKMPRADWSVLKQYGVALPNYATQTLLSYQQLFNLAITKIERHVRENRELTQLRDWLLPLLMNGQVTVA from the coding sequence ATGAGTGAGTGGGAGCAAACGACGGTTGGCAGGTTTATATCGCTTCAGAGAGGATATGACCTAACTGAAGACGAGCGCGAACCTGGTAACGTGCCCGTAATGGGAGCAGCGGGTCAGAATGGCTTTCACAACAGAGCGTTGGCTCCCGCTCCAGGAATTATTATGGGTCGATGCGGCGGCTCGTTTGGCCAAATTCACTTCGCAAATGAAGATTTTTGGCCACACAACACCGCGATGTTCGTTACCGATTTCAAAGGAAACGACCCGTACTTCGCTTATTATTTTCTGAAGAATCTCGACTTCAGTAAGCTGAATTCAGGTAGTGCACAGCCATCCCTGAATAGGAATTACGTCTATCCAATAAAAATATCCGTTCCCTTACCGGCAGCGCAAAAAAAAATCGCCAACGTTCTCTCAACTCTCGACGCCAAGATCGACTGCAACAACTGCATCAACGCTGAACTTGAAGCGATGGCGAAAACGCTGTACGACTACTGGTTCGTGCAGTTCGACTTCCCCGACGCCAACGGCAAACCCTACAAATCCTCCGGCGGCAAGATGGTCTACAACGCTATGCTAAAACGGGAGATTCCGATTGGGTGGGATGCGGTCCAACTCGATGAGATCGTCGATGAAGTCAGGGATAATGTTACCCCGATGGATCTGGACGGCAATACGCCTTACATCGGGCTGGAGCACATCGCACGTAAATCCATTGTTTTGGAAAATTGGGCATTGGCCGAAAAAGCCACAAGCAACAAGACCGCCTTCTGCGCCGGAGATATCCTATTTGGAAAGATTAGGCCGTATTTCCACAAAGTGGGGTTCGCGATGATGGACGGAATCGCATCCACTGACGCTATTGTGATGCGCGCAAGAAACGCATCGCTTGTCGGACTGGCTTTGCAAACAGTCTTTTCCGATAGATTTGTTGAAGCTGCCACAGCTTCCAGCACCGGCTCCAAAATGCCGCGTGCCGATTGGTCGGTGCTTAAACAGTACGGTGTTGCGCTTCCGAATTACGCAACGCAGACGCTCCTCAGTTACCAGCAATTGTTCAATCTAGCAATCACGAAAATAGAAAGGCATGTACGTGAGAATCGCGAACTCACCCAACTCCGCGACTGGCTGCTGCCATTGCTGATGAACGGCCAAGTAACGGTGGCATGA